One Triplophysa rosa linkage group LG9, Trosa_1v2, whole genome shotgun sequence genomic window carries:
- the LOC130559064 gene encoding E3 ubiquitin/ISG15 ligase TRIM25-like, giving the protein MADCSHDQNPFECPICLQLLTDPVTIGCGHSFCMNCIKKFWDVEDQKGVSSCPQCRQIFTPRPTINRSTVLAELVEKMKRGAPRAVEANPVMSSAGSGDVDCDVCMENKLKAIKFCLVCVASYCETHIQTHYTSAALKRHKLVNASARLHEQICPQHDKPLELYCCQDQQLICMQCALINHQNHSMTSPAAKRQEIQEQFKSNQDDLQEQIHKIENKKQEVKQASVSHKRSAQAAVEHSEMIFTELISSLEKKRSEITEMIRNQEQAEERKAEELIHTLEQEICDLTRRNKELGQLSQIDDDIYFIQNFSSIYNYQCSNISNINVNQKLTFENIYPILTELKSQLNDLCEQDTVRISEKVPTVYIILNNEKIPEYFPSRPKTREEFLSYSSKLCLNHQSACTQLSVRNNSYVSWLAPGQAVYGLNAYAAMSKPLHKRVNRPFYQSSTFQSGTYQVLCDKSLSGCCYFEVEYAGTGCSIAFSYDQFDQAGGCFQFGCNNRSWIFDFPKAAISMLHTNVSIGIPIVTSKIGVYLDYCAGTLSFYSVTDKMTLLHRVQTTFTEPLFPGFALQKWVDGSVNICDLPFKPE; this is encoded by the exons ATGGCAGACTGTTCTCATGATCAGAATCCTTTTGAGTGTCCGATCTGCCTTCAACTTCTGACGGACCCAGTAACTATAGGATGTGGACACAGTTTCTGTATGAACTGCATTAAGAAATTCTGGGATGTGGAggatcagaaaggagtttctagCTGCCCTCAGTGCAGGCAGATATTCACTCCAAGACCAACCATCAACAGAAGCACAGTGCTGGCTGAACTTGTAGAGAAGATGAAGAGAGGAGCACCACGAGCTGTTGAAGCCAATCCTGTGATGAGTTCTGCTGGGTCCGGTGATGTGGATTGTGATGTGTGCATGGAAAACAAACTCAAAGCCATCAAGTTTTGTCTGGTGTGTGTGGCGTCTTACTGTGAAACTCACATCCAAACTCATTATACATCTGCTGCATTAAAGCGACACAAACTGGTCAATGCTTCAGCACGTCTCCATGAGCAAATCTGCCCTCAACATGATAAACCTCTTGAGCTGTACTGTTGCCAAGATCAACAGTTAATATGCATGCAATGTGCTCTTATTAACCACCAGAACCATAGTATGACTTCACCTGCAGCTAAAAGACAAGAAATACAG GAACAGTTCAAATCAAATCAGGATGACCTACAAGAGCAAATAcataaaatagaaaacaaaaaacaggagGTAAAACAAGCCAGTGTTTCTCATAAG CGATCTGCTCAGGCAGCAGTGGAGCACAGCGAGATGATATTCACAGAGCTGATCAGCTCCTTGGAGAAAAAACGATCTGAGATAACAGAGATGATCAGAAATCAGGAGcaagcagaagaaagaaaggctGAGGAGCTTATACATACATTGGAACAGGAGATCTGTGATCTCAcaaggagaaacaaagaactgGGGCAGCTATCACAGATAGATGATGACATTTATTTCATTCAG AATTTCTCTTCTATTTACAACTATCAATGTTCAAACATAAGCAACATCAatgtaaaccaaaaactgacaTTTGAGAACATTTACCCAATTCTCACTGAGCTGAAAAGTCAACTCAATGATCTGTGTGAACAAGACACCGTCAGGATATCAGAGAAAg ttcCTACTGTCTATATAATTTTGAATAATGAGAAGATTCCGGAGT attTTCCATCAAGACCCAAGACCAGAGAAGAGTTTCTTTCAT ATTCCTCTAAATTGTGCTTGAATCACCAGTCAGCATGTACTCAGCTGTCCGTACGCAATAACAGCTATGTGTCATGGTTGGCACCTGGTCAAGCAGTTTATGGATTAAATGCCTATGCTGCAATGTCAAAGCCCTTACATAAAAGGGTTAATAGACCTTTTTATCAAAGCAGCACTTTTCAAAGCGGCACATATCAAGTGTTGTGTGACAAGAGTCTATCTGGATGCTGTTATTTTGAGGTTGAGTATGCAGGTACAGGCTGTTCTATTGCATTCTCATATGATCAGTTTGATCAGGCAGGTGGATGCTTTCAGTTTGGATGTAATAACAGGTCCTGGATATTTGACTTCCCAAAGGCTGCTATTAGCATGTTGCACACAAACGTCAGCATTGGCATTCCCATTGTCACCTCCAAAATCGGAGTGTATCTAGACTACTGTGCAGGGACCCTATCCTTTTATAGTGTTACTGACAAAATGACATTACTACACAGAGTCCAGACAACATTCACTGAGCCCCTGTTTCCTGGGTTTGCTTTGCAGAAATGGGTAGATGGCTCTGTGAACATTTGTGATCTGCCATTCAAACCAGAATGA